In Cucurbita pepo subsp. pepo cultivar mu-cu-16 chromosome LG04, ASM280686v2, whole genome shotgun sequence, the following are encoded in one genomic region:
- the LOC111793053 gene encoding transcription factor GTE8 isoform X1: MDMRTEKNIRYPERYYGHSSFRTGESEGSGSSGRIDPEIAASEVSSTPMRRCISFNSESCEGLRVPTRVLPLTNLLQSERKDLIYRLRKELEQIQTLGKRVELLRTNSFTVSSSSDILSCSNGRDGPSAEYIMNTSNLTSGKQKKSNVPSQKKGQGSRQVASGRVESTVQASVSNSTNATSAALMKQCEQLLKRLMSHQYAWVFNTPVDVVKLNLPDYFTVIKHPMDLGTVKSKLSSGAYSSPLDFLADVKLTFSNAMTYNPPGNDVHIMADVLNSYFDMRWKAIEKKLPKTDGHALPSKSRPREAVETVKHTPQKKMKVASRPQEVTPMPTKRVMTDEEKLNLGRELESLLGELPMHIIDFLREYSSGGRESGEEDFEVNIDDLSDDTLFKLRKLLDDHFQEKQKNNAGAEPCVIELQMLNDSGVSNSSMQPSKGSGPIDEDMNVGGHEAPVSSCAPSEIEKGAANSKCAVSRNSKDSDISSYENDSECDKASIRVHEQQVPETIGSEGPMIEATTSDGPLERNQFEGGYEQLEQTSGKPSSTESDCNQDGNYSDKRVSPERLYRAALLKNRFADTILRAKEKTMTQGDKGDPEKLRREREELELEQRKEKARLQAEAKAAQDAQRRAEAEAAAEAKRKRELDREAARQALLQIEKTVIIDENSQFLEDWEMLKAAPTEQLPSSVDETSPDHSQDGLGSFKFVGSNPLEQLGLFIKADEEDEEIEPNYISSNAIKDVEEGEID, from the exons ATGGATATGAGGACGGAAAAGAATATCAGATACCCGGAAAGATACTATGGCCATAGTTCCTTTCGTACCGGTGAATCAGAGGGTTCTGGAAGCTCGGGAAGAATTGATCCTGAAATTGCTGCTTCAGAAGTTTCTAGTACCCCAATGAGGAGATGTATCAGTTTTAATTCTGAAAGTTGTGAAGGTTTGCGAGTTCCCACCCGAGTTCTTCCCTTGACAAACCTATTGCAGTCTGAGAGGAAGGACTTGATTTATAGGTTGAGAAAAGAACTTGAACAGATTCAGACACTCGGAAAGAGAGTAGAATTGCTTAGAACGAATAGTTTTACAGTATCGTCTTCGAGTGATATTCTTAGCTGTAGCAATGGACGCGATGGGCCATCAGCTGAGTACATTATGAATACCTCAAATTTGACTTCtgggaaacaaaagaaatctaatGTTCCAAGCCAAAAGAAAGGGCAAGGAAGCAGACAGGTTGCTTCAGGTAGAGTTGAGTCTACCGTGCAAGCTTCTGTTTCCAACAGCACAAATGCTACTTCAGCAGCTTTGATGAAACAATgtgaacaacttttgaaaagGTTAATGTCGCACCAGTATGCCTGGGTATTCAACACGCCTGTTGATGTAGTGAAGTTAAATCTCCCTGATTATTTCACGGTTATTAAGCATCCAATGGATCTGGGAACCGTGAAGTCCAAGTTATCTTCTGGAGCATACTCAAGTCCACTGGATTTTCTTGCTGATGTGAAGCTTACTTTCTCCAATGCAATGACTTACAATCCCCCTGGAAATGATGTGCATATTATGGCTGATGTTCTCAATTCATATTTTGATATGAGATGGAAGGCTATTGAGAAGAAACTGCCCAAAACTGATGGTCATGCATTGCCATCTAAATCTAGACCTCGGGAAGCTGTTGAGACTGTTAAGCACACGCCtcaaaaaaagatgaaagttGCTTCTAGGCCCCAAGAAGTTACACCGATGCCCACCAAGCGTGTGATGACAGACGAAGAAAAGCTAAATCTGGGGAGAGAGCTGGAGTCGCTGTTAGGAGAATTGCCCATGCATATAATTGACTTCTTGAGAGAGTATAGCTCTGGTGGAAGGGAATCTGGAGAAGAAGATTTTGAGGTTAACATTGATGATCTCAGTGATGATACACTTTTCAAATTGCGGAAGCTTCTAGATGATCATTTtcaggaaaaacaaaagaataatgCCGGTGCTGAACCTTGTGTGATTGAG TTGCAGATGCTGAATGACTCCGGAGTAAGCAACTCATCAATGCAACCATCTAAAG GGAGTGGGCCAATTGATGAGGATATGAATGTTGGTGGGCATGAAGCTCCGGTTTCAAGCTGTGCTCCTTCAGAGATAGAGAAAGGTGCTGCTAACAGCAAATGCGCGGTCTCGAGAAATTCAAAGG ATTCGGATATTTCTAGTTATGAAAACGATTCTGAGTGTGACAAAGCTTCAATTCGAGTGCACGAACAG CAGGTTCCAGAAACCATTGGCTCCGAAGGTCCTATGATTGAAGCTACTACTTCGGATGGACCTCTTGAAAGGAATC AATTTGAAGGTGGCTACGAACAACTTGAGCAGACTTCAGGCAAGCCTAGTTCTACCGAGTCAGATTGCAATCAGGATG GTAACTACTCTGATAAGCGTGTCTCTCCTGAGAGGCTTTACCGGGCTGCTCTTCTGAAGAACCGATTTGCGGACACAATTTTAAGAGCTAAAGAAAAGACGATGACACAG GGTGACAAGGGTGATCCCGAGAAGTTGCGACGGGAGAGGGAGGAACTGGAACTGGAGCAGAGGAAAG AAAAAGCACGACTGCAAGCAGAAGCCAAGGCTGCACAAGATGCACAAAGAAGAGCTGAAGCAGAAGCTGCAGCCGAAGCTAAACGAAAGAGGGAGCTCGACAGAGAAGCAGCACGACAGGCGTTGCTGCAG ATAGAGAAAACTGTTATAATAGATGAGAACTCCCAATTCCTGGAAGACTGGGAGATGCTCAAAGCTGCTCCAACCGAGCAGTTACCAAGCTCGGTTGACGAAACAAGCCCCGACCACTCACAAGACGGTCTGGGTAGTTTCAAATTTGTAGGGAGCAATCCATTGGAACAACTGGGTTTGTTCATAAAAGCAGACGAAGAGGACGAGGAGATCGAGCCGAATTACATATCTTCAAACGCTATAAAAGATGTAGAAGAAGGTGAAATCGATTAG
- the LOC111793055 gene encoding fructose-bisphosphate aldolase-lysine N-methyltransferase, chloroplastic-like produces the protein MELCPVLDTCLPSPSRCYFSSSAVHRPLLLLLLPKISVSARRVPSFSHSFRPIRRRNVCSSSSSDTLVAGSRKEDGKNGEAVTKMEEDEFGDLKAWMHENGLPPCKVVLGERASHDRNHQPIHYVAASEDLEAGDVAFSVPNSLVVTLERVLGNETVAELLTTNKLSELACLALYLMYEKKQGKKSFWYPYIRELDRQRGRGQLAVESPLIWSEAELDYLSGSPTKSEVLERAEGIKKEYNELDTVWFMAGSLFQQYPYDIPTEAFSFEIFKQAFVAVQSCVVHLQKVSLARRFALVPLGPPLLAYRSNCKAMLTAVDGAVELVVDRSYKAGESIAVWCGPQPNSKLLLNYGFVDEDNPYDRLLVEAALNTEDPQYQDKRMVAQRNGRLSVQTFYVYAGKEKEAVLDMLPYLRLGYVTDPSEMQSVISSQGPVCPVSPCMERAMLDQIADYFKRRLAGYPTTLSEDESLLADGKLNPKKRVATQLVRIEKKILHSCLQVAIDFIDQLPDHTVSPCPAPYAPLLR, from the exons ATGGAGCTCTGTCCTGTACTCGACACTTGTCTTCCTTCCCCTTCACGTTGctacttttcttcttccgcCGTCCACCgcccccttcttcttcttcttcttcccaaaaTTTCCGTTTCTGCCCGGCGAGTTCCCTCATTTTCGCATTCTTTTCGTCCAATTCGTCGCCGGaatgtttgttcttcttcgAGCTCTGATACCCTTGTTGCCGGGTCGCGGAAGGAGGATGGGAAGAATGGTGAAGCTGTGACCAAAATGGAAGAGGATGAATTTGGAGATTTGAAGGCTTGGATGCACGAGAATGGACTTCCGCCTTGCAAGGTCGTTCTTGGGGAAAGGGCTTCGCATGATAGGAATCATCAGCCTATACATTATGTGGCTGCGAGTGAAGATCTCGAG gcGGGTGATGTTGCATTTTCAGTGCCGAATTCCTTGGTTGTGACGCTTGAGAGAGTTCTTGGAAATGAGACTGTTG CCGAATTGTTGACTACCAATAAGTTGTCAGAGTTGGCATGCTTGGCTTTGTATTTGATGTATGAGAAGAAACAAGGAAAGAAGTCTTTCTGGTACCCTTATATCAGAGAGCTCGATCGTCAGCGTGGGAGAGGCCAATTAGCCGTAGAGTCGCCTCTTATATGGTCAGAAGCTGAACTCGATTACCTTTCTGGCAGTCCAACAAAG AGCGAAGTTCTTGAAAGGGCGGAAGGAATCAAGAAGGAGTATAATGAACTCGATACTGTCTGGTTTATGGCTGGCTCTCTGTTTCAG CAATACCCATATGATATTCCAACTGAAGCGTTTTCCTTTGAGATTTTCAAACAAGCCTTTGTTGCAGTTCAGTCTTGTGTGGTGCATTTACAG AAAGTAAGTTTGGCTCGGAGATTTGCTTTGGTGCCTCTTGGCCCTCCACTCTTGGCTTATAGAAGCAATTGCAAGGCAATGTTAACTGCTGTTGATGGCGCTGTGGAACTAGTGGTTGATCGTTCATACAAGGCTGGGGAGTCGATCGCTGTTTG GTGTGGGCCACAACCTAATTCGAAATTACTCCTGAATTATGGTTTTGTCGATGAAGATAATCCCTACGACCGCTTACTAGTTGAG GCTGCTTTGAATACTGAAGATCCTCAGTACCAAGATAAAAGAATGGTTGCTCAAAGAAATGGCAGATTATCAGTTCAAACTTTTTAT GTTTACGCcggaaaggagaaagaagctgTCTTAGACATGCTTCCTTATCTTCGGCTTGGCTATGTTACTGATCCTTCAGAAATGCAGTCTGTTATTTCTTCTCAAGGCCCAGTATGTCCA gtgAGCCCCTGCATGGAAAGAGCAATGTTGGACCAAATTGCTGATTATTTCAAGAGACGACTGGCAGGCTACCCGACTACCTTGAGCGAAGACGAGTCTCTG TTGGCCGATGGTAAATTGAACCCGAAGAAGAGAGTTGCTACCCAGCTTGttagaatagaaaagaaaatccttCATTCATGTTTGCAAGTGGCGATTGATTTCATAGATCAGTTACCAGATCACACAGTCTCTCCATGCCCAGCTCCCTATGCTCCCTTGTTGAGATAA
- the LOC111793053 gene encoding transcription factor GTE8 isoform X3: MDMRTEKNIRYPERYYGHSSFRTGESEGSGSSGRIDPEIAASEVSSTPMRRCISFNSESCEGLRVPTRVLPLTNLLQSERKDLIYRLRKELEQIQTLGKRVELLRTNSFTVSSSSDILSCSNGRDGPSAEYIMNTSNLTSGKQKKSNVPSQKKGQGSRQVASGRVESTVQASVSNSTNATSAALMKQCEQLLKRLMSHQYAWVFNTPVDVVKLNLPDYFTVIKHPMDLGTVKSKLSSGAYSSPLDFLADVKLTFSNAMTYNPPGNDVHIMADVLNSYFDMRWKAIEKKLPKTDGHALPSKSRPREAVETVKHTPQKKMKVASRPQEVTPMPTKRVMTDEEKLNLGRELESLLGELPMHIIDFLREYSSGGRESGEEDFEVNIDDLSDDTLFKLRKLLDDHFQEKQKNNAGAEPCVIEMLNDSGVSNSSMQPSKGSGPIDEDMNVGGHEAPVSSCAPSEIEKGAANSKCAVSRNSKDSDISSYENDSECDKASIRVHEQQVPETIGSEGPMIEATTSDGPLERNQFEGGYEQLEQTSGKPSSTESDCNQDGNYSDKRVSPERLYRAALLKNRFADTILRAKEKTMTQGDKGDPEKLRREREELELEQRKEKARLQAEAKAAQDAQRRAEAEAAAEAKRKRELDREAARQALLQIEKTVIIDENSQFLEDWEMLKAAPTEQLPSSVDETSPDHSQDGLGSFKFVGSNPLEQLGLFIKADEEDEEIEPNYISSNAIKDVEEGEID, from the exons ATGGATATGAGGACGGAAAAGAATATCAGATACCCGGAAAGATACTATGGCCATAGTTCCTTTCGTACCGGTGAATCAGAGGGTTCTGGAAGCTCGGGAAGAATTGATCCTGAAATTGCTGCTTCAGAAGTTTCTAGTACCCCAATGAGGAGATGTATCAGTTTTAATTCTGAAAGTTGTGAAGGTTTGCGAGTTCCCACCCGAGTTCTTCCCTTGACAAACCTATTGCAGTCTGAGAGGAAGGACTTGATTTATAGGTTGAGAAAAGAACTTGAACAGATTCAGACACTCGGAAAGAGAGTAGAATTGCTTAGAACGAATAGTTTTACAGTATCGTCTTCGAGTGATATTCTTAGCTGTAGCAATGGACGCGATGGGCCATCAGCTGAGTACATTATGAATACCTCAAATTTGACTTCtgggaaacaaaagaaatctaatGTTCCAAGCCAAAAGAAAGGGCAAGGAAGCAGACAGGTTGCTTCAGGTAGAGTTGAGTCTACCGTGCAAGCTTCTGTTTCCAACAGCACAAATGCTACTTCAGCAGCTTTGATGAAACAATgtgaacaacttttgaaaagGTTAATGTCGCACCAGTATGCCTGGGTATTCAACACGCCTGTTGATGTAGTGAAGTTAAATCTCCCTGATTATTTCACGGTTATTAAGCATCCAATGGATCTGGGAACCGTGAAGTCCAAGTTATCTTCTGGAGCATACTCAAGTCCACTGGATTTTCTTGCTGATGTGAAGCTTACTTTCTCCAATGCAATGACTTACAATCCCCCTGGAAATGATGTGCATATTATGGCTGATGTTCTCAATTCATATTTTGATATGAGATGGAAGGCTATTGAGAAGAAACTGCCCAAAACTGATGGTCATGCATTGCCATCTAAATCTAGACCTCGGGAAGCTGTTGAGACTGTTAAGCACACGCCtcaaaaaaagatgaaagttGCTTCTAGGCCCCAAGAAGTTACACCGATGCCCACCAAGCGTGTGATGACAGACGAAGAAAAGCTAAATCTGGGGAGAGAGCTGGAGTCGCTGTTAGGAGAATTGCCCATGCATATAATTGACTTCTTGAGAGAGTATAGCTCTGGTGGAAGGGAATCTGGAGAAGAAGATTTTGAGGTTAACATTGATGATCTCAGTGATGATACACTTTTCAAATTGCGGAAGCTTCTAGATGATCATTTtcaggaaaaacaaaagaataatgCCGGTGCTGAACCTTGTGTGATTGAG ATGCTGAATGACTCCGGAGTAAGCAACTCATCAATGCAACCATCTAAAG GGAGTGGGCCAATTGATGAGGATATGAATGTTGGTGGGCATGAAGCTCCGGTTTCAAGCTGTGCTCCTTCAGAGATAGAGAAAGGTGCTGCTAACAGCAAATGCGCGGTCTCGAGAAATTCAAAGG ATTCGGATATTTCTAGTTATGAAAACGATTCTGAGTGTGACAAAGCTTCAATTCGAGTGCACGAACAG CAGGTTCCAGAAACCATTGGCTCCGAAGGTCCTATGATTGAAGCTACTACTTCGGATGGACCTCTTGAAAGGAATC AATTTGAAGGTGGCTACGAACAACTTGAGCAGACTTCAGGCAAGCCTAGTTCTACCGAGTCAGATTGCAATCAGGATG GTAACTACTCTGATAAGCGTGTCTCTCCTGAGAGGCTTTACCGGGCTGCTCTTCTGAAGAACCGATTTGCGGACACAATTTTAAGAGCTAAAGAAAAGACGATGACACAG GGTGACAAGGGTGATCCCGAGAAGTTGCGACGGGAGAGGGAGGAACTGGAACTGGAGCAGAGGAAAG AAAAAGCACGACTGCAAGCAGAAGCCAAGGCTGCACAAGATGCACAAAGAAGAGCTGAAGCAGAAGCTGCAGCCGAAGCTAAACGAAAGAGGGAGCTCGACAGAGAAGCAGCACGACAGGCGTTGCTGCAG ATAGAGAAAACTGTTATAATAGATGAGAACTCCCAATTCCTGGAAGACTGGGAGATGCTCAAAGCTGCTCCAACCGAGCAGTTACCAAGCTCGGTTGACGAAACAAGCCCCGACCACTCACAAGACGGTCTGGGTAGTTTCAAATTTGTAGGGAGCAATCCATTGGAACAACTGGGTTTGTTCATAAAAGCAGACGAAGAGGACGAGGAGATCGAGCCGAATTACATATCTTCAAACGCTATAAAAGATGTAGAAGAAGGTGAAATCGATTAG
- the LOC111793053 gene encoding transcription factor GTE8 isoform X2, with protein sequence MDMRTEKNIRYPERYYGHSSFRTGESEGSGSSGRIDPEIAASEVSSTPMRRCISFNSESCEGLRVPTRVLPLTNLLQSERKDLIYRLRKELEQIQTLGKRVELLRTNSFTVSSSSDILSCSNGRDGPSAEYIMNTSNLTSGKQKKSNVPSQKKGQGSRQVASGRVESTVQASVSNSTNATSAALMKQCEQLLKRLMSHQYAWVFNTPVDVVKLNLPDYFTVIKHPMDLGTVKSKLSSGAYSSPLDFLADVKLTFSNAMTYNPPGNDVHIMADVLNSYFDMRWKAIEKKLPKTDGHALPSKSRPREAVETVKHTPQKKMKVASRPQEVTPMPTKRVMTDEEKLNLGRELESLLGELPMHIIDFLREYSSGGRESGEEDFEVNIDDLSDDTLFKLRKLLDDHFQEKQKNNAGAEPCVIELQMLNDSGVSNSSMQPSKGSGPIDEDMNVGGHEAPVSSCAPSEIEKGAANSKCAVSRNSKDSDISSYENDSECDKASIRVHEQVPETIGSEGPMIEATTSDGPLERNQFEGGYEQLEQTSGKPSSTESDCNQDGNYSDKRVSPERLYRAALLKNRFADTILRAKEKTMTQGDKGDPEKLRREREELELEQRKEKARLQAEAKAAQDAQRRAEAEAAAEAKRKRELDREAARQALLQIEKTVIIDENSQFLEDWEMLKAAPTEQLPSSVDETSPDHSQDGLGSFKFVGSNPLEQLGLFIKADEEDEEIEPNYISSNAIKDVEEGEID encoded by the exons ATGGATATGAGGACGGAAAAGAATATCAGATACCCGGAAAGATACTATGGCCATAGTTCCTTTCGTACCGGTGAATCAGAGGGTTCTGGAAGCTCGGGAAGAATTGATCCTGAAATTGCTGCTTCAGAAGTTTCTAGTACCCCAATGAGGAGATGTATCAGTTTTAATTCTGAAAGTTGTGAAGGTTTGCGAGTTCCCACCCGAGTTCTTCCCTTGACAAACCTATTGCAGTCTGAGAGGAAGGACTTGATTTATAGGTTGAGAAAAGAACTTGAACAGATTCAGACACTCGGAAAGAGAGTAGAATTGCTTAGAACGAATAGTTTTACAGTATCGTCTTCGAGTGATATTCTTAGCTGTAGCAATGGACGCGATGGGCCATCAGCTGAGTACATTATGAATACCTCAAATTTGACTTCtgggaaacaaaagaaatctaatGTTCCAAGCCAAAAGAAAGGGCAAGGAAGCAGACAGGTTGCTTCAGGTAGAGTTGAGTCTACCGTGCAAGCTTCTGTTTCCAACAGCACAAATGCTACTTCAGCAGCTTTGATGAAACAATgtgaacaacttttgaaaagGTTAATGTCGCACCAGTATGCCTGGGTATTCAACACGCCTGTTGATGTAGTGAAGTTAAATCTCCCTGATTATTTCACGGTTATTAAGCATCCAATGGATCTGGGAACCGTGAAGTCCAAGTTATCTTCTGGAGCATACTCAAGTCCACTGGATTTTCTTGCTGATGTGAAGCTTACTTTCTCCAATGCAATGACTTACAATCCCCCTGGAAATGATGTGCATATTATGGCTGATGTTCTCAATTCATATTTTGATATGAGATGGAAGGCTATTGAGAAGAAACTGCCCAAAACTGATGGTCATGCATTGCCATCTAAATCTAGACCTCGGGAAGCTGTTGAGACTGTTAAGCACACGCCtcaaaaaaagatgaaagttGCTTCTAGGCCCCAAGAAGTTACACCGATGCCCACCAAGCGTGTGATGACAGACGAAGAAAAGCTAAATCTGGGGAGAGAGCTGGAGTCGCTGTTAGGAGAATTGCCCATGCATATAATTGACTTCTTGAGAGAGTATAGCTCTGGTGGAAGGGAATCTGGAGAAGAAGATTTTGAGGTTAACATTGATGATCTCAGTGATGATACACTTTTCAAATTGCGGAAGCTTCTAGATGATCATTTtcaggaaaaacaaaagaataatgCCGGTGCTGAACCTTGTGTGATTGAG TTGCAGATGCTGAATGACTCCGGAGTAAGCAACTCATCAATGCAACCATCTAAAG GGAGTGGGCCAATTGATGAGGATATGAATGTTGGTGGGCATGAAGCTCCGGTTTCAAGCTGTGCTCCTTCAGAGATAGAGAAAGGTGCTGCTAACAGCAAATGCGCGGTCTCGAGAAATTCAAAGG ATTCGGATATTTCTAGTTATGAAAACGATTCTGAGTGTGACAAAGCTTCAATTCGAGTGCACGAACAG GTTCCAGAAACCATTGGCTCCGAAGGTCCTATGATTGAAGCTACTACTTCGGATGGACCTCTTGAAAGGAATC AATTTGAAGGTGGCTACGAACAACTTGAGCAGACTTCAGGCAAGCCTAGTTCTACCGAGTCAGATTGCAATCAGGATG GTAACTACTCTGATAAGCGTGTCTCTCCTGAGAGGCTTTACCGGGCTGCTCTTCTGAAGAACCGATTTGCGGACACAATTTTAAGAGCTAAAGAAAAGACGATGACACAG GGTGACAAGGGTGATCCCGAGAAGTTGCGACGGGAGAGGGAGGAACTGGAACTGGAGCAGAGGAAAG AAAAAGCACGACTGCAAGCAGAAGCCAAGGCTGCACAAGATGCACAAAGAAGAGCTGAAGCAGAAGCTGCAGCCGAAGCTAAACGAAAGAGGGAGCTCGACAGAGAAGCAGCACGACAGGCGTTGCTGCAG ATAGAGAAAACTGTTATAATAGATGAGAACTCCCAATTCCTGGAAGACTGGGAGATGCTCAAAGCTGCTCCAACCGAGCAGTTACCAAGCTCGGTTGACGAAACAAGCCCCGACCACTCACAAGACGGTCTGGGTAGTTTCAAATTTGTAGGGAGCAATCCATTGGAACAACTGGGTTTGTTCATAAAAGCAGACGAAGAGGACGAGGAGATCGAGCCGAATTACATATCTTCAAACGCTATAAAAGATGTAGAAGAAGGTGAAATCGATTAG
- the LOC111792153 gene encoding TLC domain-containing protein At5g14285-like, translated as METHLNPLPFFFSIFFTIYIIAYFFLFRNWSPKIRPEASSCAISFAHGTPAVFLASGAIFADAGRGFASPNTDLQNSVLDYSIAYFLMDLLHYLVFFPADVLFIAHHLVTLFVFFTCRYVVSHGAYAILVLLILAEITSFCQNAWTLARARRGDVEFAGRVCDLLSPPFYVLYSIVRGFFGPYFLYKMGEFYVNGGAESVIPKWLWISWIFVVATAISVSILWIMNLWIELYREKSSKMEKKKGR; from the coding sequence ATGGAAACCCATCTGAATCCTCTTCcgttcttcttctccatcttcttcacgatCTATATCATTGCTTATTTCTTTCTGTTTCGTAATTGGAGCCCTAAGATCCGGCCGGAAGCTTCGAGTTGCGCGATTTCCTTTGCACATGGAACCCCCGCCGTGTTCTTAGCTTCCGGCGCTATTTTTGCCGACGCCGGTCGCGGTTTCGCTTCACCGAACACCGATCTTCAAAACTCTGTTCTCGATTACAGCATCGCTTACTTTCTCATGGATCTATTGCACTATCTCGTCTTCTTCCCTGCGGATGTGCTGTTCATCGCTCATCATTTGGTTACTCTCTTCGTGTTCTTCACTTGCCGATATGTTGTCTCCCATGGCGCTTATGCGATTCTTGTCCTTTTGATTCTCGCTGAGATCACCAGCTTTTGTCAGAACGCTTGGACGCTTGCTAGAGCGAGAAGAGGCGATGTTGAGTTTGCAGGTAGGGTTTGTGATCTTCTGTCTCCTCCATTTTATGTGCTGTATTCGATTGTTAGAGGATTTTTTGGGCCGTATTTTCTGTACAAGATGGGGGAGTTCTACGTTAATGGTGGAGCTGAGAGTGTGATTCCTAAATGGCTTTGGAtttcttggatttttgttGTGGCGACCGCCATTTCTGTGAGTATTTTGTGGATTATGAATCTGTGGATTGAGCTTTACAGAGAAAAAAGCAGcaagatggagaagaagaaggggaggtag
- the LOC111793053 gene encoding transcription factor GTE9 isoform X4, translating into MNTSNLTSGKQKKSNVPSQKKGQGSRQVASGRVESTVQASVSNSTNATSAALMKQCEQLLKRLMSHQYAWVFNTPVDVVKLNLPDYFTVIKHPMDLGTVKSKLSSGAYSSPLDFLADVKLTFSNAMTYNPPGNDVHIMADVLNSYFDMRWKAIEKKLPKTDGHALPSKSRPREAVETVKHTPQKKMKVASRPQEVTPMPTKRVMTDEEKLNLGRELESLLGELPMHIIDFLREYSSGGRESGEEDFEVNIDDLSDDTLFKLRKLLDDHFQEKQKNNAGAEPCVIELQMLNDSGVSNSSMQPSKGSGPIDEDMNVGGHEAPVSSCAPSEIEKGAANSKCAVSRNSKDSDISSYENDSECDKASIRVHEQQVPETIGSEGPMIEATTSDGPLERNQFEGGYEQLEQTSGKPSSTESDCNQDGNYSDKRVSPERLYRAALLKNRFADTILRAKEKTMTQGDKGDPEKLRREREELELEQRKEKARLQAEAKAAQDAQRRAEAEAAAEAKRKRELDREAARQALLQIEKTVIIDENSQFLEDWEMLKAAPTEQLPSSVDETSPDHSQDGLGSFKFVGSNPLEQLGLFIKADEEDEEIEPNYISSNAIKDVEEGEID; encoded by the exons ATGAATACCTCAAATTTGACTTCtgggaaacaaaagaaatctaatGTTCCAAGCCAAAAGAAAGGGCAAGGAAGCAGACAGGTTGCTTCAGGTAGAGTTGAGTCTACCGTGCAAGCTTCTGTTTCCAACAGCACAAATGCTACTTCAGCAGCTTTGATGAAACAATgtgaacaacttttgaaaagGTTAATGTCGCACCAGTATGCCTGGGTATTCAACACGCCTGTTGATGTAGTGAAGTTAAATCTCCCTGATTATTTCACGGTTATTAAGCATCCAATGGATCTGGGAACCGTGAAGTCCAAGTTATCTTCTGGAGCATACTCAAGTCCACTGGATTTTCTTGCTGATGTGAAGCTTACTTTCTCCAATGCAATGACTTACAATCCCCCTGGAAATGATGTGCATATTATGGCTGATGTTCTCAATTCATATTTTGATATGAGATGGAAGGCTATTGAGAAGAAACTGCCCAAAACTGATGGTCATGCATTGCCATCTAAATCTAGACCTCGGGAAGCTGTTGAGACTGTTAAGCACACGCCtcaaaaaaagatgaaagttGCTTCTAGGCCCCAAGAAGTTACACCGATGCCCACCAAGCGTGTGATGACAGACGAAGAAAAGCTAAATCTGGGGAGAGAGCTGGAGTCGCTGTTAGGAGAATTGCCCATGCATATAATTGACTTCTTGAGAGAGTATAGCTCTGGTGGAAGGGAATCTGGAGAAGAAGATTTTGAGGTTAACATTGATGATCTCAGTGATGATACACTTTTCAAATTGCGGAAGCTTCTAGATGATCATTTtcaggaaaaacaaaagaataatgCCGGTGCTGAACCTTGTGTGATTGAG TTGCAGATGCTGAATGACTCCGGAGTAAGCAACTCATCAATGCAACCATCTAAAG GGAGTGGGCCAATTGATGAGGATATGAATGTTGGTGGGCATGAAGCTCCGGTTTCAAGCTGTGCTCCTTCAGAGATAGAGAAAGGTGCTGCTAACAGCAAATGCGCGGTCTCGAGAAATTCAAAGG ATTCGGATATTTCTAGTTATGAAAACGATTCTGAGTGTGACAAAGCTTCAATTCGAGTGCACGAACAG CAGGTTCCAGAAACCATTGGCTCCGAAGGTCCTATGATTGAAGCTACTACTTCGGATGGACCTCTTGAAAGGAATC AATTTGAAGGTGGCTACGAACAACTTGAGCAGACTTCAGGCAAGCCTAGTTCTACCGAGTCAGATTGCAATCAGGATG GTAACTACTCTGATAAGCGTGTCTCTCCTGAGAGGCTTTACCGGGCTGCTCTTCTGAAGAACCGATTTGCGGACACAATTTTAAGAGCTAAAGAAAAGACGATGACACAG GGTGACAAGGGTGATCCCGAGAAGTTGCGACGGGAGAGGGAGGAACTGGAACTGGAGCAGAGGAAAG AAAAAGCACGACTGCAAGCAGAAGCCAAGGCTGCACAAGATGCACAAAGAAGAGCTGAAGCAGAAGCTGCAGCCGAAGCTAAACGAAAGAGGGAGCTCGACAGAGAAGCAGCACGACAGGCGTTGCTGCAG ATAGAGAAAACTGTTATAATAGATGAGAACTCCCAATTCCTGGAAGACTGGGAGATGCTCAAAGCTGCTCCAACCGAGCAGTTACCAAGCTCGGTTGACGAAACAAGCCCCGACCACTCACAAGACGGTCTGGGTAGTTTCAAATTTGTAGGGAGCAATCCATTGGAACAACTGGGTTTGTTCATAAAAGCAGACGAAGAGGACGAGGAGATCGAGCCGAATTACATATCTTCAAACGCTATAAAAGATGTAGAAGAAGGTGAAATCGATTAG